One region of Eupeodes corollae chromosome 1, idEupCoro1.1, whole genome shotgun sequence genomic DNA includes:
- the LOC129954201 gene encoding general odorant-binding protein 56d-like has translation MVIKLFGFILVIFVFQVFGNSSPVKICLENEGLTEEEAEKLFNQRTSNDIAPKLKCFATCIVESMNLLDGCNLRYEEVKQNWTMERKFAMIVALDECKDSVQGNERCECGYQVFSCLDDYHKKYINQ, from the exons ATGGTCATTAAATTATTTGGAttcattttagttatttttgtgtttcag GTCTTCGGAAATTCATCACCAGTAAAGATATGTTTAGAAAACGAGGGCCTTACGGAAGAAGAGGCAGAAAAGCTTTTTAATCAAAGAACTTCAAATGATATTGCTCCAAAGCTGAAATGTTTTGCAACATGTATTGTGGAATCTATGAATTTACTTGATGGTTGTAATTTGAGGTATGAAGAAGTTAAGCAAAACTGGACCATGGAACGAAAATTTGCTATGATCGTGGCTTTAGATGAGTGTAAGGATAGTGTTCAAGGCAATGAGCGTTGTGAATGTGGATATCAAGTTTTTAGTTGTTTGGATGACTaccataaaaaatatataaatcaataa